The sequence ATTGACAAACAACCCAACGGAAATTACCTTTATCAATCTTGGGGCGCCAATACAAAAATCTCAGCAAAACCAAGCATGATTATCTCCGACGGAGAAGTTACTCCCGATGGATCTGGTGGCAATTATTATTTCGAATTTAATAATAACGGAACACTTTATCAGGTTTGGAGAAATTATTTAACCAATTCTTCGAAAAAAGCGCCTTACACATTAGTAGTAATCGATGGAAACGGTGAAACCTTAGTAAGACAAGATGCGCAGGTTGTTAAAAATTAATTTAAACAAAAAATCCAATAATAATTCCTAATTTTCACGATTAGGAATTTTTTATTTTAAGAAAAACAGAATGGAATTTACAATCAAAGCAAATTTAATTGATATCATCTCAAGAGAAACTTATCCCGCAGAAGTATCTATTTTTAATAAGAAAATTGCATCAATAAAGAGAATTGAAGAAACTTTAGACACTTATATTTTACCAGGCTTCATCGACGCGCACGTTCATATAGAAAGCAGCATGCTTGTACCCTCAGAATTTGCCCGAATTGCCGTAAAACACGGAACAGTAGGAACGATTTCTGATCCGCACGAAATAGCCAATGTTTTGGGCGTTAAAGGGGTAGATTATATGATTGAAAATGCTCAGCAGGTTCCTTTTCATTTTTATTTTGGAGCTCCGTCCTGCGTGCCGGCAACCCAGTTTGAAACTGCAGGCGCTGTAATTGATTCTAATGATATTGACCAACTCTTAAGAAGAACAGAAATTGTCTATTTAGCTGAAATGATGAATTTCCCTGGCGTTATTTATAATGATGAAGAGGTTTTAAAGAAAATAGCTTTTGCTAAAAAACATGGCAAACCCATCGATGGTCATGCTCCGGGATTAATGGGAGAAGGAATGAAAACCTATTTCGATGCCGGAATAACGACAGATCACGAATGTTTTGGTCACACCGAAGCTCTTGAAAAGCTGAAACACGGGGTGAAAATAATGATCAGAGAAGGAAGTGCTGCGAAAAATTTCGACACATTAATTCCATTGTTAAAAGATTTTCCGGAACAGATCATGTTCTGTTGTGATGACAAACATCCTGATAATTTGATTGAATCCCACATCAATGATCATGTAAAACGTGCTTTGAAAGCCGGCCATGACTTATACGATGTCCTTCGTGCGGCTTCTTTTAATGTCATAAAACACTATAATTTAACCATTGGTTTATTACAGGTTGGTGACAATGCAGATTTTATAGAAATTGATAATACTGAAGATTTTAATATTTTAAAAACTTACATCAACGGTGAGTTGGTTGCAGAGAACGGGACATCATTTATTCAATCTGTTGAAGCTCCCGTTGTGAATAATTTTAACTGTAATGTAAAACAACCTTCCGATTTTAAAATTAAAAGTGAAAGCGATACCATTCGTGTGATTGAAGCTCTAGATGGACAATTAATCACGCACGAAATTCAGGCTGAAACGTTAGTGATTGACGGATATGCAGAATCAAATACCGAAGAAGATATTCTAAAAATTGCTGTAGTCAACCGATATAACGATGCTCCCGTTGCCACAGCTTTTATTAAAAATATTGGTTTAAAAAACGGAGCCATCGCATCTTGCGTTGCGCATGACTGCCATAATATCGTTGTCGTTGGTACAAATGACGATGATATTTGTAAAGCTGTGAACGCCATCATCAAAGCAAAAGGCGGCATTTCTTTAGCCACAGAAACAGAAGAACTAGTTTTAGAATTACCCATTGCTGGAATTATGACCAATCTTCCAGCCGAAGAAGTTGCTGAATTGTATATTAAATTAGATGAACGTGCAAAAGAGCTTGGAAGCAAATTACGAGCACCTTACATGAGCTTGTCTTTCATGGCACTTTTGGTTATTCCTGAACTCAAACTGAGCGATAAGGGCTTGTTTAATGGTAAAAGCTTTGAGTTTACGGATGTTTTTGTGAAAGATAAATAGAATTTTATTTTCTAATTTTTTATTTTGCTAAAGAAATCGTTTTCAATAAAACTGTTTTTGGCAGCTTCATAACCGATGTTGTAAATTTGTTCGAGACGGTCTTTTTTCCGTTCAAAATTCCCGAAAGCGGAAAGATCTTTTGAAGAAATCAACCAATCACAGTATTCAAATTTTACTTTTTCAACTCTGTATGAAAATAAATCGAACGAACGTGAAACAATTGATTTAATGGTTTTAAGATCACTGATTTTAATATCATGCGGTGGCGAAACAAATACACCAATCAATTTATCACAGTCGTTTCTGATGATATCAGCAGGGAAATTATTGAGAACTCCCCCGTCGCAATACATTTCTTCACCCAAAATATAAGGTGTTGTAATTCCGGGAATTGAGCAGGAAGCAATCATTGCATCTATGACTTTGAAATCTTTATCAAATATTTTTTCGGTTCCGGACACCAATTCAGTGGCAACAATTCTTACTTCTTTATCCAAATCACCGATTTTCATATCCTGAAAAATAGGTTTGAGATA comes from Chryseobacterium sp. 3008163 and encodes:
- the ade gene encoding adenine deaminase, which encodes MEFTIKANLIDIISRETYPAEVSIFNKKIASIKRIEETLDTYILPGFIDAHVHIESSMLVPSEFARIAVKHGTVGTISDPHEIANVLGVKGVDYMIENAQQVPFHFYFGAPSCVPATQFETAGAVIDSNDIDQLLRRTEIVYLAEMMNFPGVIYNDEEVLKKIAFAKKHGKPIDGHAPGLMGEGMKTYFDAGITTDHECFGHTEALEKLKHGVKIMIREGSAAKNFDTLIPLLKDFPEQIMFCCDDKHPDNLIESHINDHVKRALKAGHDLYDVLRAASFNVIKHYNLTIGLLQVGDNADFIEIDNTEDFNILKTYINGELVAENGTSFIQSVEAPVVNNFNCNVKQPSDFKIKSESDTIRVIEALDGQLITHEIQAETLVIDGYAESNTEEDILKIAVVNRYNDAPVATAFIKNIGLKNGAIASCVAHDCHNIVVVGTNDDDICKAVNAIIKAKGGISLATETEELVLELPIAGIMTNLPAEEVAELYIKLDERAKELGSKLRAPYMSLSFMALLVIPELKLSDKGLFNGKSFEFTDVFVKDK
- a CDS encoding patatin-like phospholipase family protein: MNFGKTGLVLSGGGTKGIAHAGVLKFLSEKNIDVDILSCCSAGSIVGCLYAIGKKPEEILDFFQSIYFFNWKHFTFNQPGLVSSIIFANYLKPIFQDMKIGDLDKEVRIVATELVSGTEKIFDKDFKVIDAMIASCSIPGITTPYILGEEMYCDGGVLNNFPADIIRNDCDKLIGVFVSPPHDIKISDLKTIKSIVSRSFDLFSYRVEKVKFEYCDWLISSKDLSAFGNFERKKDRLEQIYNIGYEAAKNSFIENDFFSKIKN